The Methanomethylovorans hollandica DSM 15978 genome includes a region encoding these proteins:
- the mtbC gene encoding dimethylamine corrinoid protein MtbC, whose product MSKEEMFKELADAIISCKKDVVVAAVSKAKGQGIAPAEIIEKGLAAGMNEVGVMFERGKLFLPHVMMAAGAMQEGVNLLEADMPKGEASKKLGVIVNGTVEGDVHDIGKSIVSTMLQSAGFEVHDIGRDVPLQNFIDKAKETNAQMIGLSALMTTTLAGQKDVIEMLKEQGMRDKIKVMVGGAPATQTWADKIGADCYAENASEAVTRAKELLL is encoded by the coding sequence ATGAGCAAAGAAGAAATGTTCAAGGAATTAGCAGATGCTATAATTTCCTGTAAAAAGGATGTTGTGGTCGCTGCTGTAAGCAAGGCAAAAGGCCAGGGTATTGCACCTGCTGAGATCATAGAAAAGGGTCTTGCAGCAGGTATGAACGAAGTGGGTGTCATGTTCGAGAGAGGTAAACTGTTCTTACCCCACGTTATGATGGCTGCAGGTGCTATGCAGGAAGGCGTCAATCTCCTGGAAGCCGACATGCCTAAGGGAGAAGCTTCCAAGAAACTGGGCGTTATCGTCAACGGTACCGTTGAGGGTGACGTGCATGACATTGGCAAGTCCATTGTGTCCACCATGCTGCAATCTGCAGGTTTTGAAGTACATGACATCGGCAGGGACGTACCTTTGCAGAACTTTATTGACAAGGCCAAGGAAACCAACGCCCAGATGATAGGTCTTTCCGCTCTGATGACCACCACGCTGGCAGGTCAGAAGGATGTCATCGAGATGCTCAAGGAACAGGGCATGAGGGACAAGATCAAGGTCATGGTAGGCGGTGCACCGGCAACCCAGACATGGGCCGATAAGATAGGCGCTGACTGCTATGCAGAAAATGCAAGCGAAGCCGTTACAAGGGCAAAAGAGCTTCTGCTTTAA
- a CDS encoding histidine kinase dimerization/phosphoacceptor domain -containing protein, translated as MRWKNVSLTVKLIFYMVMGVLLVLASTTAMIISTVTTQEKALAYQQAIEMARSYANEFNGDMEANQAIGKTIATSMSNYESSDRDEVNNMLYAILVAHPTLMGTYVAYEPNAFDGNDELYVNVSGHDATGRFIPYWNKMNGTIKIDPLLYYDTSDYYQLPKKLQADVLTEPYYYEGAFIVSYASPIMKNDTFIGIGGVDVSLYYLDDILSNVKAFDTGYAFMTSNSGMLLSYPYNKQWIGNKTLYDFEIDNFSHAADDIRMGKSGHVETIDPNTGKRVVMFYEPIRTGNFSFVLVVPKDEIFAGVMALRTKLLFISMAAVIFMAAIAYLIALSVTRPIKQIVAGFKMISKDAVKGKLDTRASSDVEIDFREIPRGLNEILDAVITPVRDTIRVTNALAKGELETRSKLDVQGEFKQLADTLDDFAESLDTMIKDSNAVLTAVQNNDFSHEVQVHGEGDFRILTEGIDRTRETLDHMMAERKQIEQIRKKEIHHRIKNNLQVISSLLDLESDKFQDPLVIEAFRNSQSRVISMALVHEELYRSEDMESIDFSDYILKLVNDLSRSYRTDNRKVNIRTRIENVFLDMDVAIPLGMIVNELVSNSFKHAFGPEDTGDILIDLSCDRKKFTLVICDNGKGFPEDVNFRETESLGLQLVTTLVDQIDGTIELERNDGTRFTINFK; from the coding sequence ATGAGATGGAAAAATGTTTCTCTAACGGTAAAACTAATCTTTTATATGGTTATGGGCGTACTGCTAGTGCTTGCCAGCACAACTGCGATGATAATTTCCACGGTAACCACTCAGGAGAAGGCTCTTGCATATCAGCAGGCTATTGAAATGGCTAGAAGTTATGCCAACGAGTTCAACGGGGATATGGAAGCTAACCAGGCTATTGGAAAAACAATAGCTACTTCCATGAGTAATTATGAGTCTTCCGATAGGGATGAAGTGAACAATATGCTTTATGCTATATTGGTCGCTCACCCCACATTGATGGGCACATATGTGGCATATGAGCCCAATGCTTTTGATGGGAACGATGAACTGTATGTAAATGTGTCAGGACATGATGCAACCGGTCGGTTCATACCGTACTGGAACAAGATGAATGGTACAATTAAGATTGATCCACTTCTATATTACGATACCTCTGATTATTACCAGTTGCCAAAGAAGTTGCAGGCAGATGTGCTTACTGAGCCTTATTACTATGAGGGCGCGTTCATAGTAAGCTATGCTTCTCCCATAATGAAAAACGACACCTTCATAGGTATTGGTGGCGTTGATGTTTCATTATACTATCTTGATGATATCCTGAGCAATGTCAAAGCCTTTGATACTGGCTATGCTTTCATGACCAGTAATTCAGGCATGCTTTTATCCTACCCATATAACAAGCAATGGATAGGCAATAAGACATTGTATGATTTTGAGATAGATAATTTCTCACATGCTGCAGATGATATTAGAATGGGTAAAAGCGGACATGTAGAAACCATAGACCCGAACACAGGCAAAAGAGTGGTAATGTTCTATGAGCCCATAAGGACAGGTAATTTCTCTTTTGTACTGGTGGTCCCAAAGGACGAGATCTTCGCTGGAGTAATGGCCCTGAGAACAAAACTGTTGTTCATTTCCATGGCTGCTGTCATTTTCATGGCTGCAATAGCATATCTTATAGCCCTTTCAGTGACAAGGCCCATCAAACAGATAGTGGCAGGCTTCAAAATGATCTCTAAAGATGCCGTTAAAGGCAAGCTTGACACAAGGGCAAGCAGTGATGTGGAAATAGATTTCAGGGAAATACCACGTGGTCTCAACGAGATCCTGGATGCTGTCATAACGCCTGTAAGAGATACTATAAGAGTGACAAATGCCCTTGCTAAGGGAGAGCTTGAAACGAGGTCTAAACTGGATGTCCAGGGAGAATTCAAACAGCTTGCGGATACGCTGGATGATTTTGCCGAATCCCTGGATACAATGATCAAAGATTCAAATGCCGTACTCACTGCAGTGCAGAATAATGATTTCTCACATGAGGTACAGGTACACGGAGAAGGAGATTTCAGGATCCTAACGGAAGGCATTGACAGGACACGTGAAACCCTGGACCATATGATGGCTGAACGTAAGCAGATAGAGCAGATCCGTAAAAAAGAGATACACCACCGTATAAAGAACAACCTGCAAGTCATCTCAAGCCTGCTTGATCTGGAATCCGATAAATTTCAGGACCCTTTGGTTATAGAAGCTTTCAGGAACAGCCAAAGCCGGGTAATATCAATGGCTTTGGTACACGAAGAACTATACAGGTCTGAAGACATGGAGAGCATTGATTTTTCTGATTATATCCTCAAGCTTGTAAATGACCTTTCACGCTCCTACAGAACGGATAATCGGAAGGTCAATATCAGAACGCGCATAGAGAATGTTTTTCTGGATATGGATGTAGCCATACCTCTGGGTATGATAGTGAACGAGTTGGTATCCAATTCTTTCAAACATGCTTTCGGACCAGAGGATACAGGAGATATTCTCATTGATCTGAGCTGTGACAGGAAAAAGTTCACATTGGTGATATGTGACAACGGTAAGGGTTTCCCCGAAGATGTTAATTTCAGAGAGACCGAATCATTGGGATTACAGCTTGTGACCACACTAGTGGATCAGATAGACGGAACCATTGAACTTGAAAGGAATGATGGTACGAGGTTTACAATAAATTTCAAATGA
- a CDS encoding response regulator, whose protein sequence is MDEIKILVVEDENIIALNIKKKLKSFGYEIPAIASTGEEAVKMAEIILPDLILMDIMLKGDMDGVEAAKEIRKHFDIPIIYLTAYSDDKVLERAKITEPYAYIVKPFKANDLRSNIEMTLYRHSVEKEDKRKKASLEGRI, encoded by the coding sequence GTGGACGAAATAAAGATACTGGTAGTAGAGGACGAGAATATAATCGCTCTGAATATAAAGAAAAAACTTAAAAGTTTTGGTTATGAAATTCCTGCCATTGCCTCTACAGGAGAAGAAGCTGTCAAAATGGCTGAGATCATTTTACCGGACCTAATCCTCATGGATATAATGCTGAAAGGGGATATGGATGGAGTGGAAGCTGCAAAAGAAATAAGGAAACATTTTGACATCCCTATCATCTATCTGACAGCTTACTCAGATGATAAGGTATTGGAAAGAGCAAAGATAACTGAACCCTATGCTTACATTGTGAAACCCTTCAAGGCTAATGACCTGCGTTCCAACATCGAGATGACTCTTTATAGGCATAGTGTAGAGAAGGAGGACAAAAGGAAAAAAGCTTCTTTAGAAGGAAGGATATAG
- a CDS encoding helix-turn-helix transcriptional regulator produces MKTSLIDTMLNSEKRKNLLLLLMEGEKGRDEIKTSLNVTSTAIIPQIKKLKECGLVIQEEDRYRLSNMGEVLVENMLPYLNIVEVFEENTEYWLTHDLTGIPWPLLKRLGELGNYLIIEPDLNYLFEFPREFKENILKSNYVKVFTAYFHPEYPAIYSKLAEQDVNVSLVLTPSVLARFQKDYAEQMEKLEIADNTEILITNDICGLATIVTTDRFLFLCFFNKSGHYDHRIIMSFDPKALQWSQELFLQYRENAERVKRD; encoded by the coding sequence ATGAAAACTTCCCTGATAGACACCATGCTCAACTCAGAAAAGAGAAAGAATTTGCTGCTTCTGCTTATGGAAGGAGAGAAAGGTCGGGACGAGATCAAAACATCTCTTAATGTGACTTCTACGGCTATCATCCCACAGATAAAGAAACTAAAAGAATGCGGTCTTGTTATTCAGGAGGAAGACCGGTATCGTCTTTCAAACATGGGTGAAGTACTGGTCGAGAACATGCTACCTTACCTCAATATTGTGGAGGTGTTCGAGGAGAACACGGAATACTGGCTGACCCATGACCTTACAGGTATACCATGGCCGTTATTAAAAAGACTAGGCGAACTTGGAAATTATCTTATCATTGAACCTGATCTTAATTATCTTTTTGAGTTCCCCAGGGAATTCAAGGAAAACATTTTAAAGTCGAATTATGTAAAGGTTTTTACTGCTTACTTTCATCCGGAATATCCTGCGATTTACTCAAAACTTGCCGAGCAGGATGTAAATGTTTCCCTTGTGCTTACACCTTCTGTTCTGGCAAGATTCCAGAAGGATTATGCTGAACAGATGGAAAAACTGGAGATTGCAGATAACACAGAGATTCTGATCACCAATGACATATGTGGGCTGGCTACCATTGTAACTACTGACAGGTTCCTATTTTTGTGTTTCTTCAATAAAAGTGGCCACTATGACCACCGTATCATTATGAGCTTCGATCCGAAGGCCCTGCAATGGAGCCAGGAACTGTTCCTGCAGTATAGGGAAAACGCTGAAAGAGTGAAAAGGGATTAA
- the gyrB gene encoding DNA topoisomerase (ATP-hydrolyzing) subunit B yields the protein MGDKDVYDATHIQVLEGLEAVRKRPSMYIGSTDNRGLHHLVYEVVDNSIDEALAGFCNQIDVIINSDGSLTVQDNGRGIPVDTYPKYNKSALEVVMTILHAGGKFDKSSYKVSGGLHGVGVSVVNALSEWTEVYVKRDGNLYYQRYEKGVPIADVQVFGKSEGTGTTVTFKPDKSILETTVFIFDTLVTRLRELSFLNKGLKITISDRRTSEEEKEVFQYEGGIISFVEHLNQKRNVLHKDVIYFEREKEGTIVEIAMQYTDSYNESVYSFANNINTHEGGTHLVGFKAALTRVANDYIKKNNLAKGDDKLSGEDIREGLTAIINVKLTEPQFEGQTKTKLGNSDVKGIVESMVSEGLAEFMEENPKVANAILQKALDAQRAREAAKKARELTRRKNALDISTLPGKLADCSEKDPSQCELYLVEGDSAGGSAKQGRDRRFQAILPFRGKILNVEKARLSRILKNTEVLSLITAMGTGIGDDYDISRARYHRVIIMTDADVDGAHIRTLILTLFFRYMRPLIDEGYVYIAQPPLYRIKKGQAEHYVYSDRELNAKLKELGDKGINIQRYKGLGEMNPGQLWETTMNPETRTILQVTLEDAVVADEMFSILMGDEVEPRKNFIMKNAKLVTNLDI from the coding sequence ATGGGCGATAAAGATGTTTACGATGCCACGCATATTCAGGTGCTTGAGGGTCTGGAGGCCGTGCGCAAACGTCCCAGCATGTATATAGGGAGCACTGATAACAGGGGCCTCCATCACCTTGTCTATGAAGTGGTGGACAACAGCATTGATGAGGCGCTGGCAGGTTTCTGTAATCAGATAGATGTTATAATAAACTCGGATGGTTCCTTGACCGTGCAGGACAACGGCAGGGGAATTCCTGTGGACACCTATCCTAAATATAACAAGTCTGCACTTGAAGTGGTAATGACCATACTGCATGCCGGCGGTAAGTTCGATAAAAGCTCATACAAGGTTTCCGGCGGGTTGCACGGTGTAGGTGTTTCGGTGGTGAACGCCCTATCAGAATGGACAGAGGTTTATGTAAAACGTGATGGAAATCTGTATTACCAGCGCTATGAGAAGGGGGTGCCTATTGCCGATGTACAGGTATTTGGGAAAAGTGAAGGCACTGGCACAACGGTCACTTTCAAACCAGATAAATCCATACTTGAGACCACTGTTTTTATCTTTGACACGCTTGTTACCCGTCTGAGAGAACTTTCTTTCCTTAATAAAGGCCTGAAGATCACTATTTCTGACAGGCGTACATCTGAAGAGGAAAAAGAGGTTTTCCAGTACGAAGGCGGTATTATATCCTTTGTTGAGCACCTGAACCAGAAACGCAATGTGCTCCACAAGGACGTTATATACTTCGAAAGGGAAAAAGAAGGTACTATAGTAGAGATAGCCATGCAGTACACTGACAGCTATAATGAGTCAGTGTATTCATTTGCTAATAATATAAACACACATGAAGGTGGTACGCATCTTGTGGGATTCAAGGCAGCTCTTACACGTGTTGCCAATGATTACATCAAGAAGAACAACCTTGCCAAAGGCGATGATAAGCTTTCAGGTGAGGACATAAGAGAAGGTTTGACCGCTATCATCAATGTGAAACTTACAGAACCTCAGTTTGAAGGACAGACAAAGACCAAGCTTGGGAATAGTGATGTTAAAGGTATTGTTGAGTCCATGGTCTCTGAAGGTCTTGCCGAGTTCATGGAAGAGAATCCAAAGGTCGCAAATGCGATCCTGCAGAAAGCACTGGATGCCCAGCGTGCAAGGGAAGCAGCCAAAAAGGCAAGAGAACTTACCCGCCGTAAAAATGCCCTTGATATAAGCACTCTGCCTGGCAAACTTGCAGACTGTTCTGAAAAAGATCCTTCACAATGCGAATTATACCTTGTGGAGGGTGACTCTGCAGGCGGCTCAGCAAAACAGGGTCGTGACCGGCGTTTTCAGGCCATTCTGCCTTTCCGTGGTAAGATCCTTAACGTAGAGAAAGCCCGGCTCTCCCGCATACTAAAAAACACTGAGGTGCTGTCTCTTATCACTGCCATGGGTACGGGCATAGGGGATGATTATGATATCAGCAGAGCCCGGTATCACAGGGTCATTATTATGACGGATGCTGATGTAGACGGTGCCCATATAAGGACTCTTATACTTACTTTATTCTTCAGATACATGCGCCCTCTGATAGATGAAGGGTATGTATACATTGCACAACCTCCTCTCTATCGTATCAAAAAAGGTCAGGCAGAGCATTATGTGTACTCTGACAGGGAGCTCAATGCCAAACTGAAGGAACTTGGAGATAAAGGTATTAACATCCAGCGTTACAAGGGTCTGGGAGAAATGAATCCCGGACAGCTGTGGGAAACCACTATGAATCCTGAGACCAGGACCATATTGCAGGTCACTCTGGAGGATGCAGTGGTTGCAGATGAAATGTTCTCCATACTGATGGGTGATGAAGTAGAACCCCGCAAGAACTTCATAATGAAGAATGCCAAACTGGTCACTAATCTGGATATTTGA
- the gyrA gene encoding DNA gyrase subunit A translates to MADDNKENNGMDENPLGIQPTDTGEKIVPVLIEEEMKNSYIDYAMSVIVGRALPDARDGLKPVHRRILYAMYEAGITHDKPYKKSARVVGDVLGKYHPHGDSAVYESIVRMVQEFSLRYPLIDGQGNFGSIDGDSAAAMRYTEARMSKISDEMLQDLDKGTVLMNPNYDGSMEEPSVLPAKLPNLLINGSTGIAVGMATNMAPHNLGEVVDATLMLIENPSSTIHDLMTVVRGPDFPTGGTILGMHGIREAYETGRGRIQLRAVAAIEEIRKDKNAIIVTEIPYQVNKSKLIEDIALLVREKKIVGISDLRDESDRDGIRVVIEISRNADPNVVLNQLYKHTQMQTTFGIINLALVDNVPLELNLKRILQIYLEHRIDIIQKRTQFQLRKTEERAHILRGLKIALDQLDAVISLIRASATVEEARSGLVANFGLDEIQAKSILDMRLQKLTGLERQKVEDEYEELMRLIAEYLSIIGSDEKKYEMIKAELIELKQKYNNERRTQIKASHVELDLEDLIPQEDVIVTITNSGYVKRLPVSTYSQQHRGGKGVIGMETKEEDFVENIFVASSHDYIMFFTNKGRLYWKKVYEIPEGSRQSKGKAIVNLLELGEGEYVTAMIPVKEFTDDQYLFMATRSGTVKKTSLSDFSNPRKGGIIAVTLLEDDELVNVALTDGSKDVVLVSRHGKAIRFSENDVRSMGRSAQGVRGIKLEQSDKVVSLDVVDEHSTLLSITENGFGKRTEFGEYRTMRRGGMGVITIVTSLRNGPVVNVKAVREEDEVMITSSEGIVIRIPVTDIRIQGRNTQGVKIMDVRQGDKVVGVARIEPENGEEK, encoded by the coding sequence ATGGCAGATGATAATAAAGAAAATAATGGAATGGATGAGAATCCTCTGGGTATCCAGCCTACAGACACAGGTGAGAAGATAGTTCCTGTCCTCATAGAGGAAGAAATGAAGAACTCCTACATCGATTATGCCATGAGCGTGATCGTGGGGCGTGCCCTGCCTGATGCAAGGGATGGTTTGAAACCTGTCCACAGAAGGATACTGTATGCCATGTACGAAGCCGGCATCACCCACGACAAGCCCTATAAGAAGTCTGCCCGTGTAGTGGGAGACGTGCTGGGTAAATATCACCCACATGGTGATTCTGCGGTGTATGAAAGTATTGTAAGGATGGTGCAGGAGTTCTCCCTGCGTTATCCTTTGATAGATGGCCAGGGTAACTTTGGTTCTATTGATGGCGATTCTGCAGCTGCCATGCGTTACACCGAAGCACGCATGAGCAAGATTTCTGATGAAATGCTCCAGGACCTGGATAAAGGAACGGTCCTGATGAACCCTAACTATGATGGTTCTATGGAAGAACCTTCCGTGCTGCCGGCAAAGCTTCCGAACCTGCTGATCAATGGATCCACAGGTATTGCAGTAGGCATGGCCACCAACATGGCGCCTCATAATTTAGGAGAGGTTGTGGATGCAACCCTTATGCTTATAGAAAATCCTTCTTCCACCATACATGACCTTATGACTGTTGTCAGGGGGCCGGATTTTCCTACAGGTGGAACTATTCTGGGCATGCATGGCATACGGGAAGCCTATGAGACTGGCAGAGGTAGGATACAGCTGCGGGCTGTGGCTGCCATAGAAGAGATAAGAAAGGACAAGAACGCTATTATTGTAACCGAGATACCTTATCAGGTAAACAAATCTAAGCTCATCGAGGATATTGCGTTACTTGTCAGGGAGAAGAAGATCGTAGGTATCTCTGATCTGAGAGATGAGTCAGACCGTGACGGTATCCGGGTAGTTATAGAGATTAGCAGAAACGCTGATCCGAACGTGGTACTCAACCAGTTGTATAAACATACCCAGATGCAGACGACCTTTGGCATCATCAACCTGGCATTGGTGGACAATGTGCCACTGGAACTTAACCTGAAACGTATCTTACAGATCTACTTGGAACACAGGATAGATATCATCCAGAAACGTACCCAGTTCCAGTTAAGAAAAACTGAGGAACGTGCCCATATACTCCGGGGCCTGAAGATAGCCCTTGACCAACTGGATGCTGTGATATCTCTCATACGTGCTTCGGCTACGGTGGAGGAAGCACGATCTGGACTGGTAGCTAACTTCGGGCTGGATGAGATCCAGGCAAAGTCTATCCTCGACATGCGCCTGCAGAAACTCACTGGCCTTGAAAGGCAGAAAGTGGAAGATGAGTACGAAGAGCTCATGAGGCTCATTGCAGAATACCTGTCCATCATTGGAAGCGACGAGAAGAAATATGAGATGATCAAAGCAGAACTTATTGAGCTTAAGCAAAAATATAACAATGAGCGCAGAACGCAGATCAAGGCTTCACATGTCGAGCTTGATCTTGAAGATCTCATACCGCAGGAAGATGTGATAGTCACCATTACTAACAGCGGGTACGTTAAAAGACTGCCTGTAAGCACATATTCCCAACAGCACAGGGGAGGTAAAGGCGTTATTGGTATGGAAACCAAGGAAGAGGATTTCGTGGAGAACATCTTCGTTGCTTCCAGTCATGACTATATCATGTTCTTTACCAATAAGGGAAGACTATACTGGAAAAAGGTCTATGAGATCCCTGAGGGAAGCAGGCAGTCCAAAGGTAAAGCCATAGTCAATCTGCTGGAGCTGGGAGAAGGAGAATATGTTACTGCTATGATACCCGTAAAGGAATTCACAGATGATCAGTACCTCTTTATGGCTACACGCTCAGGAACTGTTAAAAAGACATCTCTTTCGGATTTCAGCAATCCACGCAAAGGCGGCATCATAGCGGTCACTCTGCTGGAAGATGATGAGCTTGTGAACGTGGCCCTGACCGACGGATCAAAAGATGTGGTATTGGTATCAAGACACGGCAAAGCCATCCGATTCTCAGAGAACGATGTCCGATCCATGGGCAGGAGTGCACAGGGTGTGCGTGGCATCAAACTCGAGCAGAGCGACAAAGTAGTAAGCCTGGATGTGGTGGATGAACACTCTACCTTATTAAGTATTACTGAAAATGGGTTCGGTAAACGTACCGAGTTTGGAGAATACCGCACAATGCGCCGTGGAGGCATGGGTGTCATTACCATAGTGACAAGTCTGCGTAACGGGCCTGTGGTCAATGTTAAAGCTGTACGTGAGGAAGATGAGGTGATGATCACCAGTTCCGAAGGCATAGTTATCCGTATACCTGTCACAGATATCAGAATACAGGGCAGGAACACCCAGGGTGTTAAGATAATGGATGTACGCCAGGGAGATAAGGTGGTAGGTGTGGCCCGCATAGAGCCTGAGAACGGAGAAGAGAAGTAA
- the pdxS gene encoding pyridoxal 5'-phosphate synthase lyase subunit PdxS — MELEKLRHGTELIKRGFASMQKGGVIMDVTNPEQAKIAEDAGAVAVMALQAVPADIRKAGGVARMADPQIITEIIECVTIPVMAKARIGHFVEAEILQALGVDMVDESEVLTPADEKFHIDKTQFTVPFVCGARNLGEALRRINEGAAMIRTKGEAGTGDVREAVRHMKQITGEVRALAGRNKEELMSTARDIEAPIELVIETAQLQRLPVVNFAAGGVATPADAALMMRLGADGVFVGSGIFKAEKPELMASAIVEAVNNYDKPQVLAEISKGIGAGMKGISTDTIPPEQALQTRGW, encoded by the coding sequence ATGGAACTTGAGAAACTGAGACATGGTACTGAACTGATCAAGCGTGGTTTTGCCAGCATGCAGAAAGGAGGTGTCATTATGGATGTGACAAATCCCGAACAGGCAAAGATAGCAGAGGATGCCGGAGCAGTTGCGGTGATGGCTCTGCAGGCCGTGCCGGCCGACATCAGGAAAGCCGGGGGTGTTGCAAGGATGGCAGATCCTCAGATAATAACGGAGATCATCGAATGTGTAACCATCCCTGTCATGGCAAAAGCACGTATCGGACACTTTGTAGAAGCTGAGATTCTGCAGGCTCTGGGAGTTGATATGGTGGACGAGTCTGAGGTGCTTACACCAGCAGATGAAAAATTCCATATAGATAAGACCCAGTTCACCGTTCCTTTCGTGTGCGGAGCCCGTAACCTTGGAGAAGCATTGCGCAGGATCAATGAAGGTGCTGCAATGATACGCACCAAAGGCGAAGCCGGCACGGGAGATGTAAGGGAAGCTGTGCGTCACATGAAACAGATCACAGGAGAGGTCAGAGCCCTTGCAGGCAGGAATAAGGAAGAATTGATGTCCACAGCCCGCGATATCGAGGCTCCTATTGAGCTTGTTATTGAAACTGCACAGCTGCAGAGGTTACCTGTGGTGAACTTTGCAGCAGGCGGCGTGGCAACACCGGCAGATGCAGCCCTTATGATGAGATTAGGTGCTGACGGTGTGTTCGTAGGTTCTGGAATCTTCAAGGCAGAGAAACCTGAGCTTATGGCATCGGCCATAGTGGAAGCCGTCAATAACTATGATAAGCCTCAGGTGCTTGCAGAGATATCAAAAGGCATTGGTGCTGGCATGAAAGGCATAAGCACGGATACAATCCCTCCTGAGCAGGCTTTACAGACCAGAGGATGGTAA
- the pdxT gene encoding pyridoxal 5'-phosphate synthase glutaminase subunit PdxT — translation MRIGVIAIQGNVAEHVEALERAISERGEEAEIITIKHKGLVPTCDALVLPGGESTTLGRLLLREGIADEIKAMHAAGMPILGTCAGLILLAKKGDEQVRKTHQHLLGLMDTQVNRNAFGRQRESFETHLDLAFLESPFNAVFIRAPAITHVGKDVKVLATVDNMIVAAEQGNLFALAFHPELTSDSRVHQYFLDKVFTSRM, via the coding sequence TTGCGTATAGGTGTTATAGCGATACAAGGTAACGTTGCTGAGCATGTTGAGGCTCTTGAGCGTGCCATCTCCGAAAGAGGGGAAGAGGCGGAGATCATCACTATAAAGCATAAAGGTCTGGTACCCACATGTGATGCTCTCGTACTGCCCGGCGGAGAGAGTACCACGCTTGGCAGGCTATTGCTAAGAGAGGGTATTGCCGATGAAATAAAGGCAATGCATGCAGCCGGTATGCCTATTCTGGGTACATGTGCAGGTCTCATTTTGCTTGCAAAGAAAGGCGATGAGCAAGTGAGAAAGACTCATCAGCATCTGCTTGGACTGATGGACACACAGGTCAACAGGAATGCATTCGGAAGACAGCGTGAATCCTTTGAGACACATCTTGACCTGGCTTTCCTTGAATCTCCCTTTAATGCTGTTTTTATAAGAGCCCCTGCTATCACACATGTCGGAAAGGATGTAAAGGTGCTCGCAACCGTTGATAACATGATAGTGGCTGCAGAACAGGGAAACCTGTTCGCTCTGGCATTCCACCCGGAGCTTACCTCGGATAGCCGGGTACATCAGTATTTCCTTGATAAGGTATTTACCAGTCGCATGTAA
- a CDS encoding pyridoxamine 5'-phosphate oxidase family protein — protein sequence MVKLNSEMKNAFSKMRIFPLATASKDGVPNVIPIGFCKLQEDDETVWIADNFFLKTLENLKENPRVALYVWGPETQGCFQIKGPIEIKTSGEDYEKMYKMVKSMGDRFPARSLVIMKITEVYECVSGPDAGKKLL from the coding sequence ATGGTAAAACTCAATTCAGAGATGAAAAATGCATTTTCCAAAATGAGGATATTCCCGCTGGCAACGGCTTCAAAGGACGGCGTTCCGAACGTCATACCCATCGGCTTCTGTAAATTGCAGGAAGACGATGAAACTGTCTGGATAGCAGACAACTTTTTCCTGAAAACCCTTGAAAACCTTAAGGAAAACCCCAGGGTGGCCCTGTATGTATGGGGACCTGAGACCCAGGGCTGTTTCCAGATCAAAGGACCCATAGAGATAAAAACAAGTGGCGAGGATTACGAAAAAATGTACAAGATGGTCAAGTCCATGGGTGACAGGTTCCCCGCCAGAAGCCTTGTGATCATGAAGATCACTGAAGTTTATGAGTGCGTATCCGGACCAGATGCAGGTAAAAAACTGCTCTGA